From Arachis hypogaea cultivar Tifrunner chromosome 3, arahy.Tifrunner.gnm2.J5K5, whole genome shotgun sequence:
AATAAAATAGAGAAAGCTGGGTTGAGAGAAACTGTTAAAAGACTAGTGACTTGGACTAACAAACTCTTTTAGCTCAACAAACTGTCACGGTATTTTATTAGCACGGTATTTTAGAAGACATTACATTAATAAAGTTTTTAATGCAtcttgataaaataattaaataattaatatattatttttgtaaaactacaaaaaaaatatttatatttaaactataaatacttaattacaaattaatatttaaatatttattatactataacaaatattaaacagtataataaaataattatttattaatatttttttgatagaatttgttaatacttttattataattttaacatatataatattttattcttctattttatatcatatttttattatactataaaagttattaataaatacaattaaatatattagtaagtactataaaaaatattattgagtgattattttattatactcattaatatttaaacatggtataaaaaagagtaaaaataaatatagtgtaaaatagaaaaattaaaaaaagtctaGCAAATTACCAAAATTTTGAATAATCTGTGTCCTCGCAAAAGAAAAATGTATTCATGTaattaaagattttttatttgttttgaaaattaaaaaattattttaattcatttaaataattttttcatatattagtcttttataattaaatttaaattttgaatttctaatattagtaaataaaattcattataaaaattacaaaatttaaatccaaaaaattatttttaaaatagacatcttgaaatgaatattaattttagtAGATAAGTGTTTGACAATATTTCtcaaaaagaaaacatgaaaaattattattctacgttctaaaataaaatttatttttattttaaaattttaatacgtTAATATATAGTTTAATATATCTAAATGTATAAGCTTcatatttctgaaaaaaaaatttagaaataatgtTAATAGAATGTTTATACGTATagatatctaaaaaataattaatacataaaaaatattatttaatttaaacaaTAGCTcagatttttttctattaaatttgtACTATATAATCCAATTCAGTTTAGGATATTGgtgtaattttatttaatttatcatgtataTACTATATTAGTAGTAAATTGAATAagcctaatttaatttattattggtataaattattgatatttcttacttttaagttaattttttatttattttaaaacataaatattaataaaaaatattcacatttaaattcaaataaaatataaaaaaattaaaataaataagaatagaaattcaaatataaattttttatatttaaaataatcaaacaactttaattttaaaagaacatttttgtattttaaaaattaactaatattataggttacttttttaaaattaaatcatatttttactttaaattaaataattttaattttaaattatattttaagcttttaaaattaactataaaaaaatattcttattttattatttttttattttttatttttgtttttattataatagttcgatatcattttaaaataatatagtctaaaataaaaataataaaacaaaaaaattttaatccaaacaaatttaattaaaaagttaagaaattattttttttatttctacaatttttagttttaactcactataattttaaataaaaagattaattataactcaaaatgaatttgagataaaaataaacgtaaaataaattttaatggcCTATTATTAAAATACTATTGAATTTAgtctaaaataaaacaaaaatcaataaaaaatttttctctctcttcgcaTTTAAGAGCATCTAATAAATATGCAAGCTTTACTCTTTCTTTTACTCATAGAGTTTTAAAACTCCATTCATCTATGGAGTACCTAATCGCGTCCCCGGAGACCACTTACCACTACCAATAACGAGTAACTAACTTCTAAACTAACTTGGACTTTGCCGTGAAATTTGGGCAAACTATAAACTTTTATAAATGGTGAAACTGAGTAGTTGGATTGGAACCCGCCATAAATAATATTATGTCACTTAGAAAGATACTCTTGATTTTTTGTACCTGGGAATAACTCCAATAGAAATCAAACTTGAGCTAGACAAAGAGGTTTGAGTGACTTTGACCAGAAACAaagagaaaattaattttaatattaaaaacggGAAATAAAGAGGTTTGAGTGACTTTGACCATGAAAAATGGATTATCTGAGGTGAATTTCTTAGCTTCTTTCAGGGCTTCTTCATTTGGCTCAAAGCCGGGAGGAGTCGTCATTGAAGTTTCTTGAGTTTCCTTTTTTACTGCAGCATGCAAACAAATCCACATAATTTTAGAATGCACTCAGTAGCAACTAATTACACTATTGTTTTTTGTAAAGTAGTTTTGGCAATAATTATGGAAATAGTTGAAATACTTTTAATGTCACAACCCCAGGggaaaaagaatatttttgtcaCAAACTATCAATGCTAAAGACCTCAGCAATTACATGAAAAAATTGAGATAATATTGATCCACAAGATTGTGTAAATGCACAAATGGTATAAAGAgtcaaaaccttttttttttcccttaacaTTGAGCACTTATGATTTTTGTGAGTAACAAGATCTTGCTTGCTATTGGCCACAGAGCATAAATTTGTCCTGAATTTACCTTTAATCATAATGTCACTTTTGCTTTCAACATAATTGACTTTCCCTGGTTCTAAACATTTGACTCTGTCTCCTTCAACTATTCATAAAGAATAAAATAGCAACAATTGCAATGCAGAGGCAGAACAATTTGGTACTCTTTAACTGAAATACCAACTAGAATAATTACCTTGTGATAGCGGAAGTTCCTCTTCTTCAATTCGACCAATGGATACCTTAAAATAAAGGTCTTTGGGATTGGTGAGCTCAAAAACACAAATGTCCCTTACATTCAAACTATTGTCTTTTGCAAATCTCTTCCATCTAGAATTGAATTTGCCAAAACTGTAAGTAACTGGCCATGTTCTCCCCATTGGTTGGACTTAGTTAATAAAAAACTTAATATGTTACGTAAATAAAAATTCTAAGGTTCCTGCAATAGCTACACTGATAAGTGAAGATAAGTCTTATTTTTATAGAATTGGATTCTTTGTACTATTCAAAGTGCTGTTGATTTTATCTTTGGTGCTGGCCAGTCATTGTTTGAGATAATTCAATTTCATTGAAATATAAAAGGTGCATACTATTGCGTTTATTATTATAGTTAAAATAACGTTTTTTTAAGTAGTAAGAGCACCTCTAATACTCTTagttttagtttgattttattttaaattttataaaatgtcacataaatatttatagaattatatatcattaaaattgatttaaaatttaatgtaatatatatatatgaatttaattttaataatactttttaaataatgttaaaattatttaacTATGGTAACTATTATAACTACAAATATcataaatttcacaaaaaaatggATTGAATGAAAATTGCTGATTAATTAAATGTATTATTATTGTGTTAGCTTTTGGTTAACTGGTTGGTAAAACAGAAAAAATCCAATTCAAGAAGACAAAGAAGCGGAAGTTTCAAAGGAAGCAATAATCAGTCACTCTCGTTTTCATTTTCACTCGGGAACACACTTTTCTTTCCCATTTACAAAATACCCCAGTTGCTCAGAAAAAAGATAACTACAACTGTATATCTCTCCTAATATCCTAATATTgagtatgtttttttatttttcgatatGAACTAGATTATTCTGTCATTGAATCTCATTTGTTTTCATTTGGTTTAATCTTTTATCTTTGTTCATTGAAAAAAAAGGTAACAGGAGAATTGAGCTTTGTTTAGGATTTGAGACAGGTTCACttgcaattttttttcacttttttgttGGTGATTTTCAATCAGATTTAGGAATTAAGAATGGATATCAAAgaaatgaaagataaaaaaatcAAGAAGTTGAGACTCGTTAGGTACCCACTACTCCCATAAAACCCATTCTTAAAAAAACAGTGCCGATCTACGCACTAGAACAGGAAGATCAATCCCAGATACCCACTTATAGTGATGGAGCAGTATCTAGTGATCTTCCTGCACTTGGTCATATGAGTTTTTTTCAACTTATAGCTATGCAAGAAAATGCAGCATCAACTAATTTGAATGCAACCTAATCAGACAAtggattgatgaatttaattttttttattggattcACAAATCAATTACAACAGAACAGTGAATAATGCCGGAAATCTTCAGGGTAAGTCAACCTATTTTATTGACAATTGGTCCTGTTAAATTTAGTAGTTGCATTGTAATACAAAGTAAACTAATAATGATAATGACAACTAGATAAATTATTTAGTAGTTTATTAGTGCTTATTCTGTAGATTCTATGGTGAATACTTCTTTAGATCTTTTTCTGTTTATGTAAGAAGTCAATTTTTATTTGCATGAGTACAGATGCATAGATATGAGTACAAATTTAATGCCTTATATATGTTTTTTGTTATCATCTTTTGCCACCACAAGCACATCGTTCCTTGGTTGCTTACAAATTTCATCCTTATCAatgaatatgaaaaaaataatccTATGGTAGAATTTAATGTTGTTTGCACACCAATAAAGATGGATGTCACTAAGGTAGAAAGCACATCACAACCAAAACGAACTCGAAAGCCAACTGAAGAAAAGAATGTTCAGCTCAAAGAAAACTCAACTGGCAAGAGAAAATATGTGAgaagaaaagcaataaacaagACCCCTACCATTTCAGCAGAAGAAACAATTATAGACTTAACGCAAAACTCTACAAAAAAGTCTTGTAAAAGCAATTCTCCTGAAGCACAACCAATAGAAAAGACGAATAAGAAGAGAGGCCTGAAGAAGAAAATGCACAACAAGTCTTATCCAACAGAGGCCACAATAGGATTAAGTGAAACATTAATACGTGGACCTAACACAAGATCAAGAAGTAGtaagaaattcaaagaagaaaGCTCTACAGGTGGACAGAATTCAAATGCATGTATCAACCAAAGAAGTGACATGATGAACATTGTCTATAGTCATGACACTTCCACACAGCAAGGAGTAAAAGATTTTTACATATTATTATAGACATGATGAACATTGTCTATAGTCATGACACACAAGTTCAGAACACATTGGCTAAGAGGATGAGATATAGCAGAAGAAATGCAACAAATAAGGTTAGTACTCCTACAAGACTTTATAATCAAAATTCTAACATTAATGCATTTGATTATGATCAAAATTGTTTCATTAATCAGGTATCATATGATCATGAACTGTCAACTGAAGATATCAAAATATCAAGTATCTTTTATACAGAAGGCACTTCGCATGAGACAAAGCTGAAAGCCCATTGTCAATTACAGCTTTGAagataacaaaaacaaaagagatCAGGCAATTGGGAATGAAGAGAGTCCAAATACTAGTGACAGGAATATCATTGGGGTACATCATAATGATTTGTCTTTGTACAGAACGAAAATTGAAACAGCGAGTACTTCTGCCACAACTAATCTAAATGAAGCAGAAATGACATTTTCTCCACAAGATGTGCGCAGGCTTGATTACGCATCCAATTCTGACAGCTCTGAATATAACTCTGATTATGACAACTTCATTTCAAGGGTGAGAAGTTGTGAAGAACTAAATTTCTCAGGGAAAAAAGGGGGCATTTTTTATGAACAAATATCAGAAGATGCAGTGGACAAATCATtaggtattttattaaatttttacaacgtttaccgtgtaaacgaaatatactcataattaatttatttacacGGTAAACAACATATatgtttataaatataaaaatataattttttaaaataataaaaatattaataatttaatttagatcaatttaaaaaataaaaagttgatatattttgttattatttaaattgaatagaattttaactaatattataattgcatcattaaatttaaaaaaatttaaatataaaaacaattataaaaattatgtttattttgttgacgtcaaaattctctcttattacgcttatttttgtatgttttctcaTTTTTCATCGTTTACATGtccgatttttttatttatttttattatttaattgaatttaaaactGCCAAATAAGAGATAGTACCACTCACCAGTCACCACTATCCAAAAAAAGAATGTCTTTCTCATCGTATCAAATGCCAAAGATAATGTTATAAAGATGGCTTAttctagtttttaaaaaaatgtctttttttcaACTAAGTTGAGTTAGTTTAgtagttaataattaaattattactgAAATTAATGAGTCATATTTATAAAGTTTAGAAATTAAATAGAGATAATTAAAAGATTatagactaaattaaaatttatatgcaattttaaaaaaattaaaagctaCACCCTACCTAGATCAATCTATATGTTAACTTAAAGTCAAATTACATTTACAATAGATTTTTCAGATGTTAAATGTGCTTACATAATGGATGATAATTTATTACAAATGAGATTATTTTATAAGTTTTAAAATGGTTTCTAACATTAATattgtatattaaattttttgtttttaaaattttaattgcactaattatctatttaaaattgataaaaatgtACTACATTAatcttttatctatttttttaacaaGGTGCTGATGTAACTTAATTGTGAAATTACACGATAGGAGAAATCTATGCTCTCATCAATTTTTGTTAGATGAGTCCGAAGGTGAAGGATGAAAAACTTGGAGAAAAGAACGAAAGAGaaatgaatagaagaagaaatagtaaatGAAGAAGCTGTTAGTGAATTCGGATTTGCATAATTGGAATTTGCAGAAAAAGAGAATAAGAAAAGATGAGAAAGAAGGAATTTGATAAAGATAAAAGTTATTCATTTATCATTCATTTTTGCATTACATGTTTATCTTTATACAGTTATACAAGAGCTAATTAACTTAATATGTTTAACTAACTTTGCTAGCTAGTAACTCGCTCTAACTAATACTATGAGCAGCAATTAACTAACTAATAAGTTCAACTCTCTAAGTTTATTATCTCAGGTTACACGTGGACCGATAACgacataattttatattaagcATTTTTAACAAGAGACACTACAAAGTTAGGAAATTCCAATATTTGAATCTCCCTAACAAGTTGTGCAACCTTATCTTTAAACATAAGGAATAGCTCATGCATCCATGATCCTTTCTCCGAAATGTGCCTTTAAAAGGGGTTCAGTAACAGCTCTAATGTATTTAACTTCCTTCCATTTTCAATCAAATTATGTCACAACATACATGTTATTCACAAAATATGAATAGCACTAACATACATAAAGGGATCCTGTATTAAGCATTTTTAATAAGGGATATTACAAGGATaggaaatttgaatattttagtCTCCTTAATAAGTTGGACAGCCTTATTTTCCAACCTAAGGAATAACTCATCCATTCTCAATTCTCCAAAATGTGCCTTTAAAAGGGGTTCAGTAATTGCTCTAATGTATTTAGCTACAATCTCCCCTCTCATATTCTCATCAACCTTATTCTTATCATTGCCTCCTCCATTTGTGTTGGGGTCCCAATCCTGATGAACCGTTTCCAGTTTCTGAAGAATGAAAGATCCTTCTTCCTCAATTACTTGTTTAacttcttccattgaagggtcATAATTTGGCATATTGAAGCATTCCAAAGTTTCCTTTTCTATCAATTTCTTCACACAACACACAAAATATCGTATGTTAATATGTTATCCAATTAATCTAATCGAATTGACCGTATGTCGGTTTGGTCTGATTTTTTAGAACCATGATCTAAAACaaattgtttttaaattattttcttaatgTGATTTTTAGTGTGTACCTCTAAGAGCAAGTCCTTGAGTGACATGTCAATTAGCTCCCAAGCAGTTCTAATTTCTGAAGTATCTTGTCTTCCAATGAATGCCAAAAGCATGCCACCACCTGTTACCAATTCTTCTGAACGTGATTTCAGGAACTGTTTGAAGTCCTTCTGGAATTGTTCCAAATATGCTCTGTGCATTGACACAGGACTTGTTCTTGTTAAATATATGTTGTCCCATCTAAGTGCTTCTTCTCCTTCAATCAACTTCTCTGGAACCTGAAATTTTTTCACTCTTATCGTCTttaatctaatttaatttgtaggaAAAACATTACTTCCTATTGTCACTATTACTGTTCTGTATTTGTTAACATGAGCGAATGttaatatattttagaaaaagtaGAGAGTGCAATACTATTTAAATAATGATCATTACCAAACTAATTAGTAGGTTTTAGTTTggattactttatttttttttataagttaaaaagtGTATCATTTTCGATTCATTCATTTTTATCTTTAACATTTTCAATTTGTGGCAGCTATctagatattttaattttgtgtctAATGTTTTAGATGAAGTTAATGTCCAATAGTAATTTTTACACAAATAAAAACCGTTACGAATAAAATTGAATGAGATTAGATGTTAGTGATATTTCTGAACGAAAATTGCATACCTTAGAAGCAAAAAACATAGTTCATCCTATAAAATTTGTTAGACAAAATGGGTTAGTTTAACATTATATTGTTCACCTGAGAAAGCCAGTGTAGACAATAGGAAGAATGGAAGAAGTGTATGGAAGAAGTCGGAAAGAGTCTGTTGTAGAATGTCCCCGGAGTTGCATTAATGAAACATGAACCAATCTTGAGTTCCTTCTTTTCTTCCAATAATGTCTTGTGGTATTGAGGGAGTGATTTGAAAATAGTATTGAAATCATTTTCAAATAGATCATTCAAATAGAATTGGAAATTAGGTGAACTAAGATTCAAGTTGGAGCTAGTTGTGTCAAC
This genomic window contains:
- the LOC112789175 gene encoding 3,7-dimethylxanthine N-methyltransferase 1 isoform X2, with translation MEVDMSAQNILHMNSGVGDKSYAHNSFFQRKAIIQANPILEESITRLYHNNIVPKCLKVADLGCSSGPNALQVVSNIINIVDTTSSNLNLSSPNFQFYLNDLFENDFNTIFKSLPQYHKTLLEEKKELKIGSCFINATPGTFYNRLFPTSSIHFFHSSYCLHWLSQVPEKLIEGEEALRWDNIYLTRTSPVSMHRAYLEQFQKDFKQFLKSRSEELVTGGGMLLAFIGRQDTSEIRTAWELIDMSLKDLLLEKLIEKETLECFNMPNYDPSMEEVKQVIEEEGSFILQKLETVHQDWDPNTNGGGNDKNKVDENMRGEIVAKYIRAITEPLLKAHFGELRMDELFLRLENKAVQLIKETKIFKFPILVISLIKNA
- the LOC112789175 gene encoding 3,7-dimethylxanthine N-methyltransferase 1 isoform X1 — translated: MEVDMSAQNILHMNSGVGDKSYAHNSFFQQRKAIIQANPILEESITRLYHNNIVPKCLKVADLGCSSGPNALQVVSNIINIVDTTSSNLNLSSPNFQFYLNDLFENDFNTIFKSLPQYHKTLLEEKKELKIGSCFINATPGTFYNRLFPTSSIHFFHSSYCLHWLSQVPEKLIEGEEALRWDNIYLTRTSPVSMHRAYLEQFQKDFKQFLKSRSEELVTGGGMLLAFIGRQDTSEIRTAWELIDMSLKDLLLEKLIEKETLECFNMPNYDPSMEEVKQVIEEEGSFILQKLETVHQDWDPNTNGGGNDKNKVDENMRGEIVAKYIRAITEPLLKAHFGELRMDELFLRLENKAVQLIKETKIFKFPILVISLIKNA